The Lutibacter sp. A64 genome segment TTTAATTGTTCTAAAATAATGCCTCCGTGTTCATCAGTCCAATCCCACGCATGTTTTAAAAACTCATCACGTGTTAAATCACTTTTATGTATGCCTTGCTCTTTTAATTTAGCTACCACTTTTGCTTCTGTAGCAATTGAAGCGTGATCGGTTCCTGGTACCCAACAGGCATTTTTACCTTTTAACCGTGCTCTTCTAATTAAAACATCTTGAATGGTGTTATTTAACATATGCCCCATATGCAAAACTCCAGTAACATTTGGAGGAGGAATTACAATTGTATAAGGTTCTTTTTCATTTGGAATTGAATAAAAATAGTTATTATTCATCCAGTAGTTATACCACTTATCCTCTATATCTTGAGGATTGTATTTTGTTGCTAAACTCATTTTTGGTCTGATATTTGTAATATAGTTTGCAAATGTACAATTATAAGCCTTAACATAAAATATTTTGAAAGCTTAAAAAAATAAGTACCTTTACACTTTAAAATTTATAATTATGAAAAAATTTTTAACTTTATTATTTATAGGATTTATAGCATTTTCTATAAAAGCACAAGAAAAAAATGCTAATAACACTACAGTTGATCCAAATGCACCGGCATTTGAATTTGAAAAAGAAGTAATTGATTATGGTAAAATTGAACAAAATGCTGATGGTGTTCGTGTTTTTAAATTTACAAACACAGGAAAATCGCCTTTAATAATTTCAAGAATTCAATCTAGTTGTGGATGTACGGTTCCTACAAAACCAAAAGACCCAATTATGCCTGGTAAAACTGGTGAAATTGAAGTAAAATACGCTACTAATAGAATTGGAGGTTTTAACAAAACAATTACTATTTTTTCTAATGCTACTGAACCTACAAAAAGAGTTCGAATTAAAGGAATTGTTTTAAAACCAGAATCTGATGTTGTAAAACAAAAATCTAAAGTTGCTATTTAATTGTAACATTTTAACATACATTATAAAACTCTCTAATTTCTTAGAGAGTTTTTTTTATAGTTTACTAATTATTCTCTTGTAAACGAGTATCAGTTGCAGAAAATAAATCAAAGCTTCATCTCCAATAATTTCTCTTAAATATTCTATTTTTTAGAAATTATTTCGCAATTTTGTTACATAATTTTAAACATTTATTAAATGCCTTCTATATCAACTAAAGGAAAAAATATGCCTGAGTCTCCAATTAGAAAATTGGTTCCTTATGCCGAAAATGCTAAAAAAAGAGGAATAGAAGTATTTCATTTAAATATTGGGCAACCCGATATTAAAACTCCAGATTGCGCTTTACAAGCCATTAAAAACAATACTGTTGAAGTTCTTGCATATAGCAGATCTGAAGGTTCTGAAGAATACCGAACAAAAATTGCAAAGTATTATGCAAAAAATAATATAAATGTAACTGCAAACGAAATTATTGTTACAACTGGTGGATCTGAAGCCTTATTATTTGCCTTAGGAAGTATTACAGACCCTGGAGATGAAATAATTATTCCAGAGCCATTTTACGCTAACTACAATGGATTCTCTATTGGATCTGGTGTAAATATTGTTCCTGTAATTTCAAAAATAGAAGATAATTTTGCCTTACCTCCTATTTCTGAATTTGAAAAACTAATTACTTCAAAAACTAAAGCAATATTAATTTGTAATCCTGGAAATCCGACTGGATATTTATATTCTAAAGAAGAAATTGAAAAATTAGCTGAGATTGTAAAAAAACACGATTTATTTTTAATTGCTGATGAAGTTTACAGAGAGTTTGTTTATGACAACATACAACATCAATCTGTTTTAAGTAACTTTGACTTAGAAGAAAATGCTATTATAATCGATTCCGTTTCTAAACGTTACAGCATGTGTGGTGCTCGTATTGGTTGTTTAGTTTCTAAAAATAAAGATGTAATAAAAACTGCACTTAAATTTGCACAAGCACGTCTAAGCCCGCCTACATTTGCTCAAATTGCAAGTGAAGCTGCTTTAGAAACACCACAATCTTATTTTGATGAAGTAATTGTTGAATATAAAGACCGAAGAGATACTTTAATTCAAGAACTTCAAAAAATTGAAGGTATAAAAGTTGCAAACCCAAAAGGAGCTTTTTATTGTGTTGCTGAATTACCAATTGATAATGCTGATAAATTTGCTCAATGGTTATTAGAAGATTACAGCATAAATGGCCAAACAGTTATGGTTGCTCCTGCTGCTGGTTTTTATAGTACAAAAGGAATTGGAACCAACCAAGTAAGAATTGCTTATGTTCTAAAAAAGGAAGATTTAATTAGATCTGTAGCCATTTTAAAAGAGGCTATTAAAAAATACAATCAAATTTAAATTGAATATTCTACACAACATTTCTTTAAAAAAATACAACACGTTTGGTATTGATGTTAATGCCAAACGTTTTGTTGAAATAAATTCTATTGCTGAATTAAAAAAACTTGTATCCAATGAAAAAAATATATTTTTAATTGGAGGCGGAAGTAATATGCTATTAACTTCAGCTATTGAAAAGTTAGTTGTTCATTTAAATTTAAAAGGTATTGTTGTTAATGATACCGAAAAAGATGTTGTTTTTGTTACTGCTGAAGCTGGCGAAAACTGGCACGATTTTGTTGTTTGGTGTATTTCTCAAAATTATGGAGGATTAGAAAATCTTTCCTTAATTCCAGGAAATGTTGGCACCTCTCCTATCCAAAATATTGGCGCTTATGGTGTAGAAATTAAAGATACTTTTCATCAATTAGAAGCTTTAGAAATTGCCACTGGAAAAACAAAAATTTTTAAACATAGCGATTGTAATTTTGGCTATAGAAATTCTGTTTTTAAAAATAAAGTTAAAGGTCAATATATTATTACTAGTGTAACTTTTAAACTTACTAAAAGTAACCATAAAACCAATATTAGCTACGGAGCCATTAAAGAAGTACTTAAAAACATTGAAAAGCCTACTTTAAAAGATATTTCTAACGCTGTAATTTCTATTAGACAAAGTAAACTTCCTGATCCAAAAAAGATTGGAAATAGCGGTAGTTTTTTTAAAAATCCAATTATAGATATTGAATTATTTAAAAAACTACAAGAAAAACATCCAACTATTCCAAATTACAAGGTTTCGTCAAAAGAGATTAAGGTTCCTGCAGGTTGGCTTATTGAACAATCTGGTTTTAAAGGTAAACGTTATGGAGAAACTGGTGTACACGAAAAACAAGCGTTGGTTTTAGTTAATTATGGAAATGCCAGCGGTAAAGAAGTGTATCAACTAGCAAAAAAAATACAGCAAACTGTTTTAGACAAATTTGCTGTACCTTTAGAAATTGAAGTAAATATTATTTAATTATTTTAATTAAACTGTTACTTCTAATAAATTACAAGTTCCTTTAATTGTTACATTTTTTGTTGTTGCTGGAACTAAAACTGTTTCTCCAAAATTAATGGTTTCAGATTTTCCATTAACAGTAATTATTCCACCTCCTTCAACACACATAAAAATTACAAATGAATCTGCTGTTGCGTAATCCAACTCTAATTCTTGTGCTACAGGAATAAAATTTGTTTTAAAATACTCACATTTTACAACATTATTTAATTTATTTTTTTCTGAAGTATAAGTTCTAACAGTATCTATTTCATCACTAAAATTAAGCGCATCTACGGCTAATTCTGTATGTAATTCTCGCTCATTTCCTGCATCATCTACTCTATCAAAATCGTAGATTCTATACGTAATATCAGATGTTTGTTGAATCTCAGCCAAAACAATTCCTGCCCCAATTGCATGTACAGTTCCTGTTTCAATAAAAAATGCATCTCCTTTTTTTACTGGAACATCATTTAAAACAGACATAATTTTCTTTTCTTCCAATAATTTTACATACGTATCTGCATCAATTGTTTTATTAAAGCCAAGAATTAACCGAGAACCTTCGTCGGCTTGCATAATGTACCACATTTCAGTTTTTCCAAAGGAATTATGACGCTTTTTAGACAAAGCATCATTAGGATGTACTTGTACAGATAAATCTTGTTTAGCATCAATAAATTTAATTAACAATGGAAAATTTGTTCCAAAATTGGCAAAGTTATTTTTACCTAATAAATCAACCGTATAGGTTTCTAACAGTTCTTTTAAAGATTTTCCTTTTAAAGCACCATTTTCCACTATAGAAACATCTCCTTTTACATCAGAAATTTCCCAGCTTTCACCTATATCTTTTAAATCAGATTTTTTATTTAGCTTATTTATTAACTTATCTCCTCCCCAAATTTTATCTTTTAATATTGGTTGGAATTTTATTGGATAGTTTAACATTATTTAATTATTTGTTTTAAATTTTTAATTACGTAATCTATTTCTTCAATGGTATTTAATTTACTAAACGAAAAACGAACCGACGTTTTAAATTGCTCATTTTTAGGTAAAATAGCATTTAACACATGAGAACCTTGATTGCTTCCACTTTGGCAAGCACTTCCTCCAGAAACTGCAATTCCTTTTAAATCTAAGCTAAAAAGCAACATTGCGTATTCTTTTGGAAAACGAACATTTAAAATAGCATAGCTACTTTCGTTTTCACTTTCAGAACAGCCATTAAAAATAATTCCTTCAAAAGATTGCTTTAACTCTTTTATAAAATAATTTTTAATCTTTTTTATATATTTTTCGTCTTCTTTTAAATATAAATGTGCTAATTCTAAGGCTTTTTCCATTCCTAAAATACCGTGTACATTTTCGGTACCTGCTCTTGCTCCTCTTTCTTGCTCTCCACCATGTAAAATAGGATAAATACCAAATCCTTTTTTTATATATGCAAAACCAACTCCTTTTGGTCCGTGAAATTTATGTGCACTTGCTGCAAAAAAATCAATTGGAGTTTCTTTTAAATCCAAATTAAAATGCCCTATTGCTTGCACGGCATCTGAATGAAACAATGCATTATTTATTGCACACAAATTAGCTACTTTTTTAATGTCTAAAAAATTCCCAATCTCATTATTTACATACATTAAACTCACTAATTTTTTAGAAGTATCATGCTGTAATAATTTTTCTAAATGCAGGTAATTTAAAACACCATTTTCATCTAAATCTACCCAATGTACAGTTATTTTAAACTCTTTTTCTAAATCATCAATAGTATGTAAAACCGCGTGATGTTCTATTTTTGAAGAAATAATAGTAGTTACTCCTAAATTAGTTACTGCATTTCGTAAAATTAAGTTATCGGCTTCACTTCCTCCAGAAGTAAAAACAATTTCATTAGCTGAAGCATTAAAATGCTTGGCTATGTTTTTTCTTGCAGTTTCAACCAACGATTTTGCCTTTCTACCTATTTGATGGATTGAAGAAGGGTTTCCATAAAAATGAGTCATAGAATCCGAAATTGTAGTTACTACTTCTGGCAAAATTGGAGACGTTGCGGCGTTATCTAAATAAATATTTTTCATCAAATGCAAAATTAACTAAAATAGTTGGTATCATTTAACGTTAGATTGTATAAAACAATTATTTTTGTTTCATTAAAATTTAAACATGAAAAAATTAATAACACTTTTTATAGCTTTTACCTTATTATCTTGTAACGATGGTGATTTTGACATCCCTTCTTTTGAATTTACTGATGCTATTAATAGTTGTGGAGAAACCATTTTATACAAGTTAAACTCTACAAGCACAGAAGTAATACTTATACAACTATCTAAAGATCAATTAGGAACTGCTGAAGGAGAGCTATCATATCCAATTTCTACAACTCAACAAGTAATTTATAGAATTTTTGATGATGCTATTGACTCTGATTATTTTTGTCAAGAAATTCCTCCAGCATCACCTTTAGTTTTAAAAGAATTAGAAGCCGAAAGCGGAACTATTGTAGTAAATACAATTGCCACTATTGAAAATGAAGAAATTACAGGATATACCTATGAAATCACAATTTCAGATTTATTATTTTTAGATGATAATGATCGTATATTTTTTGAAACTTTTTATTTTGGAAGCTATTAAAACACATTTTATTTTTTAGGATTCTGATAAATATAAACTTCTGTAGCGCCTAAACCATATTTTTTAAAGGAAGCTGCGTAGACATCTACGTGATAGTTTTTTAATAAAAAATCTAATTCTGTTTTTAAAACGCCTGCTCCTACTCCATGAATAAACACAACTTTAGGAATTCTATTTCTAATGGCATATTCTATTTTATGTTTTGCCGTTTCAATTTGCAGATTTAACATATCATAATTATCCATACCACGTGTAGATTCTGTAAGTTGATGGATATGTAAGTCTACTTCCATAGGTGGAGCATCATCTGTTTTTAAAGTAGATTTAAATTTTGGAACATTTTTTTTATTAGAAGTCTCATTCATTTTTTCTAATAAACTTTCATTAGAAATATCACTATATTTAGACAATTCAAATTGACTTTCTTTAATTACAACAAGTTCATTTGGTAAAAAATCAAAAGAAAAACCATCTGTAGATTCTATACTAATAGCATTATTTTTAATTGCAACAACTTTGCCTTTAATTACATCGTCTAAAACCGCAACAGTATCTCCAATTTTAAATTCCATGTGTTTTTATCTTTTAAGCTTTTTAACTTGTTAACCAACTGTAATTATGGCTAATTAACAAAGTATTTTACTATTAAAAATTTTAATATCCACCTAAATTTCTTAACTTTTAAATAATACAGCTAAAAAAATTTAGCTTCTTTATAATTATATATTTGTACAAAAATAGGATATGATTGATACTGTAGCTATAAATACTGAAGAATTTTTTAAAAAATCTAAGAAAAATTTATCTATCGATACTGCACGCATTGATTTATTAACCAACATTGCACAATATATTGCAAATGAATTTAAAAAAAACAAACCTATTCATTTAAATTTTATTTGTACACATAATAGCAGAAAAAGTCAGTTATGCCAGGTTTGGGCAAAATATGCTATTGATTATTTTAAATTAAAAAATATCGATTCCTTTTCTGGAGGAACTGCAGTTACAGCATTTTATAGAAATACCGTTAAAACACTACAAGAAGTAGGGTTTAAATTTGAAATTTCAGAATTTTCACATCAAAATCCAGTATATTTAATCAGTTATAAAAACTGCACAAATCCAATAATAGGGTTTTCAAAATTTTTTGATGATGAAATTAATAAAAAACCATTTATAGCAATTACAACCTGCTCTAATGCCAAAGAAAATTGTCCTTTTATTTCTGAAGCTATTGAGCGTTTTCATCTACCTTTTAACGATCCTAAAACTTTTGACAACTCTCTGTACAAAGCTGAAAAATACTTAGAAACAAATCAACAAATTGCAGGAGAAATTCATTTTATATTTGATTTGATTAAAAAGTCCATTTAATTTTTTACTTTTAGAAAAAAATTTTTTTGGATAAAATTATAGCATTTTTAGAAGACAATTTATTAACCTGTTCTTGGAAACAATATTTAGGTCAAGAATGTATGGGATGTGGAATGCAGCGAGCAATAATTTTGCTGCTTAAAGGAGATATTATAGGTTCTTTTAAAATGTATCCTGCCTTATTTACACTATTATTAATGTTTATATATTTAGCGTTTCATTTAAAATATGATTATAAAAAAGGACATTTAATATTGCGCTATCTATTTATTCTTAATGTTATTATTATCTTAGTAAATTATTTAATCAAAATCACTTAAAATCAACTAAAACCATGGAAAAACAAAAACTTCCTCACGCACAAAGTTCATTAATTTACGGTATTGTTTCAATTGTAACAGCTTGTTGCTGTTTTGGATTGCCAGGAGTAATTTTTGGATATATTGGACTTAACAATTCTAAAAAAGCATTGGCTATTTATAATGAAGACCCTTCACAATATACAGGTGATGGAAATGCAAATACTGGAAAAATTACATCTATTATTGGACTTGTACTTGGTGCTATAGCTGTATTACAAATTTTATATGCAATATTTAGCGGTAGCTGGGAAGAGCAAATGGAAATGTACAAAGGACTTATAGAGCAATCTAGCTAAAATAAAATGAAGTTAAAATACTTAGGAATGCTGCTACTTTTAATAGTATTAGCATTCCTTTATTTTTTTATAAACCCTAATCAAGTAAATTTTTTACCAAAATGTCCGCTTTATAAAACAACTGGTATTTACTGTCCAGGTTGCGGTAGCCAAAGAGCTACGCATCAACTTTTAAATTTCAATATTATTGGGGTATTTCAACAAAATGCACTATTTGTACTTGGCTTACTACTAATTGTGTATCATTTAATAGTTACTGGAATCAATTATTATTTTAAAAAAAACTATTTTAATTACATCTATCATCCAAAAACAGTTATTGTACTAATAATTATAACAATTATTTTTTGGATTTTAAGAAACATTCCCTTTTACCCTTTTACCTTATTAGCTCCTCATTAAAGTTGTAAGAACCTTTAAAACGTTCCAACAAGACCAACAGTTTTATAACCTGCCCTTAAATTCCAAGAAATTGTTTTCTCTTTTACACTGTTCTTTTTTGAAGTTAAAAAATTATCAACTCCATCTACAATTACAACACTTAAAACCATTCCTAAAGTTACATCTGTTAGCCAGTGTGCTCCAGCCCAAAGTCTAGAAACAGGAGCTATTAAGCCAACTGCATATATTCCTCCTTTAACCCATAAATTATCAAATTGTTTTGCTATGGCATGTGATGCTGTGAAAGATAAAATTGAATGTCCGGATGGAAAAGAATGATATCCCGATTCTTTACTCATAAATTTGAATTTTCTACTACCAACATTTTGAGAAGGTCTTGCACGTCCAAAAGCATTTTTACTAATTGTTTGTATTAATCCTGTAGCTACAGCTGATGAAATTATTAACACACCTGTATGTCTAAATTTTTCGTTTTTAGAAAATAATCCATAGCCATAAATTCCCGCAGAAATCATAAAAAAATTTTGTGGACTTCCATAATACCATCCTATTTCTTTCAACATTTGAGGCGAGCTATCTTCTTGATTTATAAAGTATTCGCTAGTTTGTTCATCGTAGATATATAATAATGAAGTTCCTGCAGCTATAGCTCCAAATGTTAACCAATCATCTTTTTTCCATTTAAACGGTTTTGTATATGCATTTTTTACTCCACCAAAAATCAAATTAGCATCAGACTTTAATAGACTCCAAGTTGTTTCATTTTTCTCAAAATTTTCATTTTGTTGTGCATTTAAATTATATAAAAACAAGAAAGAAAATATGATGCTAAAAATTATTGTTTGTTTAATTTTCATAAGTTTTTAATCAAGTAAAGTTAGTTTGGTTTACGTACTGTAGAATCGCTTTTATTAAATGTATTTTAAGTAAAAAAAAGTGAAATAAAAAAAGCAATTTTATCCTTTAAATAAAATTGCTTTTTACTTTAGTTCAAAATATGAGAACAAAAATATTAAACTTCTACATTTTTAAAATCTGTATCCAATTTAATATAATCTATAAATTCTCTTTTAATATCTTTATCTTTAAATTTTCCGCCAAATTCTGAAGTTACGGTACTACTTACAATATCTCTAACTCCTCTAGAATTTACACATAAATGTTTAGCATCAATTACACAAGCAACATCTTCTGTTCCCATTGCTTCTTGTAAAGCTTGTACAATTTGCATAGTTAAACGCTCTTGTACCTGTGGTCTTTTAGCGTAATAATCTACAATTCTATTCATTTTCGATAAACCAATTACATTTCCATTTGAAATATAAGCTACGTGAGCTCTACCAACAATTGGTAATAAATGATGCTCGCAAGTAGAATAAACTGTTATATTTTTTTCTACCAACATTTCACCATATTTATAATTATTATCGAATGTGGATAATTTTGGTTTATTTGCAGGATTTAATCCTGAAAAAATTTCATTTACATAAGCTTTAGCAACTCTTCGAGGTGTACCTTTAATACTATCATCCTCTAAATCCATTCCTAAAGTATCTAAAATATCTCTAACACTAGCTTCAATTCTTGCTCTTTTTTCATCATCTGAAATATCAAAAGCATCAGCTCTTAGTGGTGTTTTAGCAGATGATCCAACGTGATCATCTCCCATTTCATCAATTTTATTTATCATTATGTCTTTACCTTCAAACATTAACTTCTATTTAGCTTGCAAAACTACAACTTTGTTTTTTAAATTATAGTGTGATTTCAAGTAATTCTTTTAAACTACATACTTGCTGTTCACCAGTTTGCATATTTTTTAATGTATAATTTTTATTTTCTATCTCATTTGAACCAACAATTACTACATAAGGAATTGTTCTTCTATTTGCATAGTTCATCTGTTTTTTCATCTTAGCAGCATCTGGATACAGTTCAGATTTTATATTATTATTTCTTAATGAAACTAATGCCTGCATGCAATAAGCTGCTTCATTTTCTCCAAAATTAATAAACAACACCTTTGGTTTTGGCAATTCAACAGCATCAAATAAATTTAATTCTTCTAATACCAAATAAATTCTATCCAATCCAAAAGAAATACCAACACCACTTACATTTTTTAACCCAAAAATACCGGTTAAATCATCATATCTTCCACCGCCACCAATAGAGCCCATTTTTACACCTTTTGGCGCAGAGACTTCATAAATAGCACCTGTATAATAATTTAAACCACGTGCTAATGTTACATCTAATTCTAAATTGGCTGTTTCTAAACCTAATGCTTCAACATTGTCAACAACAAAACGTAAATCTTTAACACCTTGTAAACCTTCTTCAGATTCAGCTAAAAGCGCTTCTAATTGATTTAATTTATCTTGGTTATTTCCAACAAAATTAAACAATGGTTGCACTTTTTCTATTGCTGTTTCAGAAATACCTTTACTTAGCATTTCGTTAGTTACACCCTCTGCTCCAATTTTATCTAACTTATCAAGTGCTACAGTAAAATCTATTAATTTATCTTTTTCACCAATAATATCTGCAATACCAGCTAAAATTTTACGATTATTGAGTTTTATAGTCGTACCAATTAACTTTAACTTACTAAAAACAGCATCGTATAATTGAACAAATTCTACTTCTTGCCATAAACCTTTACTTCCCACAACATCTGCATCGCATTGGTAAAACTCTCTAAAACGTCCTTTTTGAGGTCTATCTGCACGCCAAACTGGCTGCATTTGGTAACGCTTAAAAGGAAATTCTATTTCATTTTGATGTTGTACAACATAACGTGCAAACGGTACTGTTAAGTCGTAACGCAATGCTTTTTCTGAAATTTTTGAAGTTACTTTTAGGCTATCTTTTGAAGCTAATAAATCAGCATCTACCTTATTTAAATAATCTCCAGAATTCAAAATTTTAAAAATCAAACGATCACCTTCATCTCCATACTTTCCCATTAAGGTTGAAGAATTTTCGAATGATGGCGTTTCAATAGGTTGAAATCCATATACTTCAAAAACTTCTTTTATAGTTGAAAAAATATAATTTCTTTGAGCTACTTCTGTAGGTGAAAAATCACGTGTTCCTTTTGGTATACTTGGTTTTTGTGCCATTTGTAAAAATTAGTTTGCAAATATCTGAAAATTCTAAAACTAATTAAAGCTTTTCTAACATTGATTTTATTTACTCAATTATAATGTATTGTTTTTAAATTTGTATTTGCTTAATTAAATAGTTAACATAGCAATTTAAATTATTTATAAAAATGATATAAAGTATTTTAGTTTGGTTATATATCTCATTTTTTTGATTTAAATAGTTTAAACACTTTAAATAAAACCCATAAAATTAACACCACACAAATAATTGCTAA includes the following:
- a CDS encoding DUF2752 domain-containing protein, which translates into the protein MKLKYLGMLLLLIVLAFLYFFINPNQVNFLPKCPLYKTTGIYCPGCGSQRATHQLLNFNIIGVFQQNALFVLGLLLIVYHLIVTGINYYFKKNYFNYIYHPKTVIVLIIITIIFWILRNIPFYPFTLLAPH
- a CDS encoding DNA mismatch repair protein MutS — translated: MEFKIGDTVAVLDDVIKGKVVAIKNNAISIESTDGFSFDFLPNELVVIKESQFELSKYSDISNESLLEKMNETSNKKNVPKFKSTLKTDDAPPMEVDLHIHQLTESTRGMDNYDMLNLQIETAKHKIEYAIRNRIPKVVFIHGVGAGVLKTELDFLLKNYHVDVYAASFKKYGLGATEVYIYQNPKK
- a CDS encoding DUF2752 domain-containing protein → MDKIIAFLEDNLLTCSWKQYLGQECMGCGMQRAIILLLKGDIIGSFKMYPALFTLLLMFIYLAFHLKYDYKKGHLILRYLFILNVIIILVNYLIKIT
- a CDS encoding DUF1573 domain-containing protein translates to MKKFLTLLFIGFIAFSIKAQEKNANNTTVDPNAPAFEFEKEVIDYGKIEQNADGVRVFKFTNTGKSPLIISRIQSSCGCTVPTKPKDPIMPGKTGEIEVKYATNRIGGFNKTITIFSNATEPTKRVRIKGIVLKPESDVVKQKSKVAI
- a CDS encoding phosphatase PAP2 family protein, with amino-acid sequence MKIKQTIIFSIIFSFLFLYNLNAQQNENFEKNETTWSLLKSDANLIFGGVKNAYTKPFKWKKDDWLTFGAIAAGTSLLYIYDEQTSEYFINQEDSSPQMLKEIGWYYGSPQNFFMISAGIYGYGLFSKNEKFRHTGVLIISSAVATGLIQTISKNAFGRARPSQNVGSRKFKFMSKESGYHSFPSGHSILSFTASHAIAKQFDNLWVKGGIYAVGLIAPVSRLWAGAHWLTDVTLGMVLSVVIVDGVDNFLTSKKNSVKEKTISWNLRAGYKTVGLVGTF
- the hisS gene encoding histidine--tRNA ligase, whose protein sequence is MAQKPSIPKGTRDFSPTEVAQRNYIFSTIKEVFEVYGFQPIETPSFENSSTLMGKYGDEGDRLIFKILNSGDYLNKVDADLLASKDSLKVTSKISEKALRYDLTVPFARYVVQHQNEIEFPFKRYQMQPVWRADRPQKGRFREFYQCDADVVGSKGLWQEVEFVQLYDAVFSKLKLIGTTIKLNNRKILAGIADIIGEKDKLIDFTVALDKLDKIGAEGVTNEMLSKGISETAIEKVQPLFNFVGNNQDKLNQLEALLAESEEGLQGVKDLRFVVDNVEALGLETANLELDVTLARGLNYYTGAIYEVSAPKGVKMGSIGGGGRYDDLTGIFGLKNVSGVGISFGLDRIYLVLEELNLFDAVELPKPKVLFINFGENEAAYCMQALVSLRNNNIKSELYPDAAKMKKQMNYANRRTIPYVVIVGSNEIENKNYTLKNMQTGEQQVCSLKELLEITL
- the folE gene encoding GTP cyclohydrolase I FolE, producing MFEGKDIMINKIDEMGDDHVGSSAKTPLRADAFDISDDEKRARIEASVRDILDTLGMDLEDDSIKGTPRRVAKAYVNEIFSGLNPANKPKLSTFDNNYKYGEMLVEKNITVYSTCEHHLLPIVGRAHVAYISNGNVIGLSKMNRIVDYYAKRPQVQERLTMQIVQALQEAMGTEDVACVIDAKHLCVNSRGVRDIVSSTVTSEFGGKFKDKDIKREFIDYIKLDTDFKNVEV
- a CDS encoding CCC motif membrane protein gives rise to the protein MEKQKLPHAQSSLIYGIVSIVTACCCFGLPGVIFGYIGLNNSKKALAIYNEDPSQYTGDGNANTGKITSIIGLVLGAIAVLQILYAIFSGSWEEQMEMYKGLIEQSS
- a CDS encoding type I phosphomannose isomerase catalytic subunit, with protein sequence MLNYPIKFQPILKDKIWGGDKLINKLNKKSDLKDIGESWEISDVKGDVSIVENGALKGKSLKELLETYTVDLLGKNNFANFGTNFPLLIKFIDAKQDLSVQVHPNDALSKKRHNSFGKTEMWYIMQADEGSRLILGFNKTIDADTYVKLLEEKKIMSVLNDVPVKKGDAFFIETGTVHAIGAGIVLAEIQQTSDITYRIYDFDRVDDAGNERELHTELAVDALNFSDEIDTVRTYTSEKNKLNNVVKCEYFKTNFIPVAQELELDYATADSFVIFMCVEGGGIITVNGKSETINFGETVLVPATTKNVTIKGTCNLLEVTV
- a CDS encoding cysteine desulfurase family protein, coding for MKNIYLDNAATSPILPEVVTTISDSMTHFYGNPSSIHQIGRKAKSLVETARKNIAKHFNASANEIVFTSGGSEADNLILRNAVTNLGVTTIISSKIEHHAVLHTIDDLEKEFKITVHWVDLDENGVLNYLHLEKLLQHDTSKKLVSLMYVNNEIGNFLDIKKVANLCAINNALFHSDAVQAIGHFNLDLKETPIDFFAASAHKFHGPKGVGFAYIKKGFGIYPILHGGEQERGARAGTENVHGILGMEKALELAHLYLKEDEKYIKKIKNYFIKELKQSFEGIIFNGCSESENESSYAILNVRFPKEYAMLLFSLDLKGIAVSGGSACQSGSNQGSHVLNAILPKNEQFKTSVRFSFSKLNTIEEIDYVIKNLKQIIK
- a CDS encoding pyridoxal phosphate-dependent aminotransferase encodes the protein MPSISTKGKNMPESPIRKLVPYAENAKKRGIEVFHLNIGQPDIKTPDCALQAIKNNTVEVLAYSRSEGSEEYRTKIAKYYAKNNINVTANEIIVTTGGSEALLFALGSITDPGDEIIIPEPFYANYNGFSIGSGVNIVPVISKIEDNFALPPISEFEKLITSKTKAILICNPGNPTGYLYSKEEIEKLAEIVKKHDLFLIADEVYREFVYDNIQHQSVLSNFDLEENAIIIDSVSKRYSMCGARIGCLVSKNKDVIKTALKFAQARLSPPTFAQIASEAALETPQSYFDEVIVEYKDRRDTLIQELQKIEGIKVANPKGAFYCVAELPIDNADKFAQWLLEDYSINGQTVMVAPAAGFYSTKGIGTNQVRIAYVLKKEDLIRSVAILKEAIKKYNQI
- the murB gene encoding UDP-N-acetylmuramate dehydrogenase, encoding MNILHNISLKKYNTFGIDVNAKRFVEINSIAELKKLVSNEKNIFLIGGGSNMLLTSAIEKLVVHLNLKGIVVNDTEKDVVFVTAEAGENWHDFVVWCISQNYGGLENLSLIPGNVGTSPIQNIGAYGVEIKDTFHQLEALEIATGKTKIFKHSDCNFGYRNSVFKNKVKGQYIITSVTFKLTKSNHKTNISYGAIKEVLKNIEKPTLKDISNAVISIRQSKLPDPKKIGNSGSFFKNPIIDIELFKKLQEKHPTIPNYKVSSKEIKVPAGWLIEQSGFKGKRYGETGVHEKQALVLVNYGNASGKEVYQLAKKIQQTVLDKFAVPLEIEVNII